TGCAGGGCTGCACAACCCAGCTGGGCCTCCCACACCATCCATCAGTGCTAGGAGAGCCCAGGCCATGAACGAGGCTGCTGCCAAAGCCCATGGAGACATCCCACGTGGCTCAAGGTTGAGGGACTGATCCCTGACAGCCTCATAGCCTTCAACCTATACTCCTGTCATAACTCCAGATACAGAGAGATGGCCTGGAGGCGAGGGTCAGCAGACAGGACAGTTACTCACATCCTCAGGCAGAACAGACTCCTTGACGCCGATGAGTTTCTGGATGTGTGTGGCAATGCCCACCTCCAACTGGAacacaaggcagagaaaagagatggAGCGAGTCCGGGGAACCCAGAGGGTTGGTGTAAGGCTTGAGTTTAGCTTTAGGGTCTTGGGATAGACATCAGCTCAGGTCCTACTGAGGAACAGTCCCCGGGGGATCAGACAGTACCTGCTCTGCCAGGGTACGGACGCCAGTACGGATCTCATGGCCCAGCCCTGCCAAGGCGCCCTGCAGCTGAGCATGTAACGTGTTCTGCAACTGTCTCTGCTCCAGCACGGCCCCGACCCGCTGCTCCAATGCCTCCCATGCCAGCTGAGTGGGTAGCTTGTCGATGATCAACCGTAGTTGTTCCATGTTAtttaccaccacacacagctgggGACAGTCataagcacacagagagagagagagagagggagagagagagagagagagagagagagagagagagagagagagagagagagagagagagagagagagatgcggGCTTCATGAACAGCAGGCACCAAGACAAACAGATCCACCTTTATACCCTGGCCAGCCCCTCAACCCCAGCTCTGGGTCTTACCATGTCAGCTGCCTGGCCCTGGTCCTTCTGAACTGCAGACAGCTCTCGGGCCCGGGCCTTTATAAGGCTACAGTAGACCAGGGCCAGCCGGCACGTGTCCTGGGGGGGTGGAGCACAGTGGATGGACCAATGGGTGGGGCTTTAAGAATGGGTAAGTAGAGGGGTCTTAGAAACTTGAAACTTAGGACACAAGCTATGCAGGGGGCTGGGAGTGGCTAGTAGTTGGGGGGCTAGGAGGAAGCAGGCTGAAGGGAGGCCCtcctgaagggagggagggatgctgtACCTCCACGAACTTGACGGTGATCATGAAGGCCTCCTCTGGGTCCGGCCAGTCCAGCTGCCGGGCAGTGTGGCTAATTTGGGCAAAGCAGGTGGACAGGTCCACGGCAGAAGTGCTGTGCTTGGTCAGTTCACCCAGGGGGACCAGCTGGGGACAAGGAAGCGCTTAGGACAGAAGGCCCAGAGAGCAGGCAGGCCAAACGCTGCACTACCGCTGGCTGTCAAGTCCAGAGCTGAGTGGAGGGGACTCCAAGGAGGACAGAACAAGGCTCAGCTCACCGTCCCTCCAACCTGTAGGATGAGGCTCGGGGAAGCTCGACCGACTGAGCCCTAAGCTATCAGGAGGCCATATTTTGCACCCAGCTGACCTGACCAATGCCCACAAGAGATGTTCAGAGATATTTCAGGCTTCCACCAGCCAGGAGGTCCCAGCAGAGAACCCATACTCTTCCCAAACCTAGGGCCCCGCCTATACCATGTCCATCTGTACGGCACGCTGCACCCGCTCCAGAGCGACACTGTAAGTCTTCTGCAGCCAGGAAGGGATGGCTGGCCGAAACCAGCGGTGGAAGCCATCCAGGGCCAGGACTTCACGGCTAGGGAGAACAGAGGCTTAGCCTGTGGAAAGCAAGGCTGGCCTCGGGCCTCGGCCCTGTCAGTAAACTCTTTTCCTGCCTGTGTGCCTAAAGCCCACCTTCGAGTCACTTGTTGCCCACCTGTCTGAGGGAACAGGGCCCAGCTGGCAGAGCTCCTTCAGGCTGACATACAGCTGAAACAGGCTCTCTCCAATATCTGGAGAAACAAGGTTGCCAACCGCTACCGTGTGGTCCCGTACCCTCTTGGCCACCTATGAGGAAAGGCTTGTTGGGCAGGGCTATAGTGCTGGCCGGAGGGGTGTGACCTAGAGATGGCAGAGGGTCTTACCAGCCACTGCAGCTCCAGGAAGGCCATGGAGAACAAGTCTATCTTGAGGACACTGGAGGAAAGGCAGTGTGTGTGACAGTGGTACCCACCAGGGTCCCACAGGCCCATCGGCTCCAGGCCCATAAATTCTCACTTgtactgccgggcgtggtggcgcacgccattaatcccagcacttgggaggcagaggcaggtggatttctgagttcgaggccagcctggtctacagagtgagttccaggacagccagggctacacagagaaaccctatcttgaaaaaccaaaaaaaaaaaaaaaaaaagctcacttGTGGAAAATCTTGTTCCAAGTGTGACGACACTGGTACAGATCACCCATGACATCCTGTACCAGGTTTAGCAAGGCCTTGCCAGCCTCCAAGATGCCCTAGGAAGGATACAAGCATTTGAGCAGGGTCCAGGGGCAGCCACTACATACCCACCTCCAGCCCCTGGTTCAGAATCTACCTGTACCATGGGCTGATGGTGTTGCTGCATCAGGTGAAACCACTCAACTGTGCCCATCTGTTGGaagacaggcaggaagaaggaggggTGACCGAGCTAAGGTACATGCCTCTACCCCCACCCTAGAGGAGATGCCTACCCGCAGAGCTTCAGAAACCAGCTGGGAGAGTGGGGCGCTGTCTGGGCACAGTTCCCCAAAAGCCTTCATTTTGCACATCTGGACCAAGACTCTGAAAGACAGAGGGCTCCATCCAGAGGTCTGTGACCCTACTGCTACCCAACTGGCCTTCGTGACCCCTCCCTGCAGGTGCCACCCCTGCACACTCATCCCTGACCTCCCCCTGACCCCCGCAGAACAAAAGGGTAACCACTGACCTGAGGAGGGATTGCAGCCTGGATGGGGAGTCCGAGACAGACAGGGGAAAGACGGAGCGGAACTTCCGGATGAGGGAGAGCCCATAGGCCAACAGGGATGTGAAGGAGGTGGCCAGCTCCTCCCGCTGCAAAGCCAGGAAGATGTTACAGGCCGCATCTCTCCAGAGCCTCGCCTACCCGACTCACACCAGTCACCTGTTCTGCTTTGAGTCGGCCCTGGATCCACTGGTACTCTATGCTTGTGATGGGGTGCAGGAGGCAGCTGCTGGGGAACTCCAGGCTCTGGTAGAGGCGGCTGTAGGCCAACCACTGCCTGAAGAGACAGGATGTCACATCTCAGTGGAAACATCTCCCTCCTCGACCGCTCGAGGCTGGAGGCCAGGGAGGCTCATGGGGCTCCATTTCTACAGATGCTTTTCAAGttgcctgtttttgtttggttggggtttttttgttattttgtttgtttgtttgtttttgagacagggtttctccgtgtagccctggctgccctgggattcactttatagaccaggccgacctcgaactcagaaatccgcctgcctctgcctcccgagtgctgggattaaaggcatgcgccaccatgctcggcaTGTttttttatagaccaggctggctttgaactcacagagatctgcctacctctgctttccaggtgctgggattaaagatatgcaccaccacacctgccttactgtttctttctttctttctttttttttttttttttaaaaaaagatttatttattattacatgtaagtacactgtagctgtcttcagacactccagaagagggcatcagatctcattacggatggttgtgagccaccatgtggttgctgggatttgaactcagcactgagtgctcttacccgctgagccatctcgccagcccctgccTTACGGATTCTTAAGTTGTGCTTTGTATGGGTAAAGCCTGCAGAGCTGGGCAGGGTGAAGCGCACCTTTAATTctcccacttgggaggcagaggcaggtggatttgggttggaagtcagcctggtcCTCCCTCACAgcagttctagaccagccagggctacatcaagagaccttgtctcagacatcaacaaaaccaaaaccgaaaccagaaaaaaaaaaaaaaacaaaaaaacaaactttcatcATTTCCGGAGCTagtaagatgactcagtgggtaaaagtgcttgcaccaactggggctgaagagatggcccaacagttaagagcactggctgctctgccagaggaccagggGCTGCATTGAGAGGCTTCTAACCACTGCAGCTAAGGCTACAgaggatccagcgccctcttctggctggtGAGGAATCTGCACACAGGTGTTACatgaccacacagacacatatacatacacataaataaatgaattcttaagaaaaaaaatttaggatGTTTGTGAATGTACCCACAGATGTATGAGAaggtgtgcatgtaagtgtgtaggtatgtgtgagGGCCAAAGGTCAAAGGTCTTCCTCAGTCAGTCCTCAAGTTCCCTAGTTCCCCTAGACTCTTGTCTCTGCCActaccaccacagcccagccccagggctgggatttcaggtcTGCCAAGCCACAGCCTGCtggagtgctggggactgaactcagatcctatGTATGCAGAACAAGCCCTTTACTAAGTGGATATCATTGCAACTCACTAGATAGCTGAGCATGGCCTCGAACTCCCTGATCCTCCCGCCTCCACCCCCCCAGCGCTAAGACTACAGAagtgagctaccatgcctgggTAAAACTTCAGGGTGACTTGCACACACAGCAGTCCTCAGCTGGAAGTTCCCTTAGACACGTAAGAGGAGACCTGACGGGTGATTGGCTAGATGAAGCTACGGTGAAAACAGGGATCAACCAGGGGCAGGTGGAGGTCTCTCCAGGAACAGCCACTACTTGCATTAAATGCCTAGATCCTGAGAGGGAAGCTGGTCCCTtattgtgtgactttttttttttggtttttcgagacagggtttctctgtgtagccctggctatcctggaactcactctgtagaccaggctggcctcNAACTCAGAAATNCNCCTGCCTCTGCCTCCCNAGTGCTGGGATTAANggcgtgtgccaccacgcccggctactgtGTGACTTGCCTCAGGAACATCCATGTGCCTGAGTCCAGAAGACACACAAtcacccccttctctccacaAGTTTCTCCGTCTATGACCAGATCACAGCCCAGCCCTGGGTGGCAttctgctctttctcttcctgcccagCACCCAGCTGTGACTGCTCTTCCTTTGAGGGTGGCATGCCAGTCATTCCTGAGTGGCCCTTCTTGGCATTCCCAGAAGCTGACATAGTCCAGAGAACATGATGGTCCTTGACAGACTTGTCACTTTTAGAGTTTTGTTCTTCGAgatggtttcactgtgtagcccaaggcggggtgtgtgtgtgtgtgtgtgtgtgtgtgtgtgctcacacttgtaattctcctgcctcggccttttgaatgctgggattgattatagacatgtaccatCAAGTCATTTTAATATCAACTTATGGGTGGGTATCAGTTATTTGCTGCTGTGAGCCTATGGCATTGGAAAACAGAGCTGCAGCAGAGGCAAATACAAAATCTCAGGGCTTGAGAGACACAGTCAAGGTCAATGAGTGGTCTGGGGGGGAGGATGTGAACACAGCGCTTTTCTCTGTTGGACACGAAATTCTAGCTCTCCTATCTCATAGAATAGCTAGGATTGATCTGAGTTGTGCACATAATCTCCAGATCTGAAAGTTTGTTAACTGACTCCACACTTAACCCAGTTTGGACCCCAGAGCACACTCTTGAGAGTTGTGCTTTGAGCTGCCAGCCTGTAGGCGGGCAGGCAGGGCAGAGACGTCCCCTGGGGCAGGGGGTTCTGAGCAGAGCTGGTATACTCACGCCATGGACTGGTGGAAGTCCGACAGGTCCTTCTGAGTGGCGTGGAGAAAGAGGATGGTGACAGCCTGGGGACTCAGTGACGCATCCCAGGAGGTACTGCCGGCCTAAGGGAAATAGCAGATGCATCTTGGGACCTGACAGGTGGCCCTGGTGGTATCCAGCTCTGGCAGACAGCCGTACCTGGTGCTGTGTGACTTCATGGGACACCAGCTGCTGCAGTAGGTGGAAGTGTACAGTGTAGCTGGGCTGGGAGCGGCTGGCCGCCGTGGCTCTCTGTAAGGAAGTCGGCAGGGTTATCAGCGGAGGGTCCCATGCCAGGTATAGTCAGTTCTCCCCAACCCAGGAAGGCTTATCAATCAAAGATGATGGAGCCACTCACCCAGGCCCTGGACCTACCCTCTTGTGAATGAACTGGAACTGGAGGTGACACCGGCCGCGGTCTGGGTAGGTCTCTGTGCAGGGCTCTAGCGGGAACCACCGGTCCTCTCGGCAGCGCAGGTCCTAAGTGAACAAGACACGCGGTAGCGAGCCAGCACTGAGATGAGGCGAGGACAGGGAAGCAGCTGGGCAGCCCCCAGCTTGGGTTGGGTCAGACCTGGAGTCCCTCAGAGCCCTCCGGCTCTGCCTCGCCTCTATCCTGGCTCCTTTCCCTGGTCCTCACCTGCAACCTTAGAACCACATTCCCCAGAAAGTCATCCTGGCCTTTATCCTTCCGAGCTTCTTTAAAGATCCTGTTGTAAAAGATTGGTGAGGGTTCAACTGCCTGGGCACCCAAGGGCACAGCCTGCCTCCCAGAAACCAGGGTTCATGGGGAAGGGCGGAAGGGGGTCCTTTCTCCCTATGAGTCTGCTGCACCCACCTCCGGAGCCCGTGCAGGTCCGTGAGCTCCCCGAGCTTCTGCCTGACAGACTCCACAGTGTCCAGGTCCCTGCAGGCCAGAGGTTTGAGCAAGGGGCAGAGGAGGGGCCTGTGACCTCATCAATTTTGTACCTCCTCCCCAGGGTCAGGGTCTGCCACTCACCACATGTCCAGGTGAAAGCTTGCATTGGCTATGTCCTCAAACTCCCTTCagggaaaaaagaacaaagaacatggATGCTTAAGAACCTTAGCAGGGTAGGACGCCCGCTGCACATCCTTGTCAGAGCAGGCCACAAGGGTTGGCCATAGCACTGACCTTGCCCCCTGGGAGCCTGCCCTCTGTGAGCCTGTCCTCTGTGagcctgtcccctgtcccctgtgaGCCTGTCCCCTGTGAGCCTGTCCCCTGCCCCCTGTGAGCCTGTCCCCTGTGAGCCTGCCCTCTGGAAAGGCCATCCTCAATATCAGCCACTATGAAGTTGTAGCCCCTTCCTgcctacttcctccctcccttttgttttgtttgttttttccagacagggtttctctgtgtagccctggttgttgtggaactcactctgtagaccaggctggcctcttgaGCTCAGTGTCTGCCTGCTCCTGTCCCctgagtgtgtgccaccaccgccaggctttttcctcccttttgatttttttctctcggGTCCAGgatcttattatgtagccttggctagtcTGGGACTTATTATGTAaacaaggctagcctcaaactcacagagatctacctacctctccctcccaagtgctgggattaaaaattcCTCCTTCCCAAACACTACTGTACTTTTTTCAAGGAAGGGCTGCAGTGTCCCCTGGCCACTGCTCACCCAGAGCGGCTGAGTCTCCATGCTTACCACTATAGAGCAGACTTAGAATTTAGGCTGCCATGTAGCCTCGGTTAGCCATCTTTCTGTCTTACCCTCTtgagctagggttacaggtatgtgGCACTACATCAGGCAAATGTATGATTGGCATTTATGTCATGGGTCTGTCCTACGTGGCTGAACCTCCGTCCAGCTCCTCCTGAGAACCAAGGGCTAAGCTGTGTCTCTTGATCCAGGAAAATCTCTGATCCTCGTATCTAGAAAAACCTTATACCCAGAGGTGCCTGAGAGAGATGGGAGCAGGAAATAGAGAGTGGCCGGGACAGGGCCACGTACAAGATAAAGGTCTCATCCCAGACGGGGTTAAGTGTCTGGCTCTTGACTTGGGTGCGATGGGTCTCCTCTTCAGGGATGGTGTGTCTCACCACTGCCTTCTGCCGACGTCGGGACACAGGGCTGCCCTCTGGTACACCAACCTTCTGCTCGATGCCCAGCAGGCAGTAGGGGTCGCTGAACCCTAGGAAGGTGTGACAGACAAGACTCTAGGGAGTCAGCCAGCTCCCCTTGAATTCCCATCAGCCCCACTGGGGCCTGGCCTCCTCCCGAGACAGCTGGATAAGGTCCCTTGAGACTCAGTGTCTAAATGCAAGAGGCTAGCAGCCGGGGGAATCTTTGgaagagctcaaggccagactAAGATGGCGAGAGACCGTCTGGGCACCCAACCACTCACCGCTGACATCCTTCCCCAGAATACCCTGGGCCTGTTTCACTGTGGCCTTCAGGCAAAATACTGGCTTCTGTAGGGATGGGAGGGGGGCTGCCTGAGTTCCTGAGGCAACCAGGTTTCTTCCCACGCCCCTCCTTCGCCCGGGCGTGCCCAGGACCAGTTTACCTCGAGCTCCCTGACCCGCTGCAGCATCTGCTGGTGCTCCTCAGGCTGCACCTGGAAAGCCTGAAGGGGGCAGAGGtgtgggaggctggggaggggacacaaggtggtggggagggagggctgaGCCTTGACTCATCCTAGGAGGATGGGTGCGGGTGGGGGCTGGGTTTACCTCCCgcagatagctcagcagttccGAGGCCTCCTTCACATGGCTGGGCTCTGGCTGACCCAGGCGGTGCAGGACAGTATAGAGGGCTTCCTCGTACAGCAGGTCCCGCTGAGACACAGTAGGGTCACCTCTTTATCACCCAGAAGCCCTCCCCGGGGACCCACACCTCCAGcccaggaaaagggacaaagCCGGCAGATGTCCGGTGAAGGCTGAGTCACAGCGGGATCTCTACGGGGCTGCTGCATCCTCAGACTCTGGGCGCGGAGGGGCCTCCTACAGAAAGGAGGTAGGGCTGCTTCCCACATCCCCCCACACTCTCCCAAGCATCCCTCTTACCTCCTCTGGGGAGAAATGGTGGGACTGAACCTGGACCTAGGAGCAAGATAGAAAGACACGGCGTCCCTGGAGTCCTCTCCAGCCAGGCAGGAAGGGCCATGCCTGAGACGGTGGAACCCCAGCACCTCGGCCTCGGGCCCACCGGGGTCCCTCACCTGTTCCAACATAAGGCTCCCCGAAGGGCTGACCCCTGGCCCATCTCGCTCATGCCCTGGCCCGCCATGCCTGAGGTCCATGAGCGTTCAGGGGCCCAGCTGTGGGCTCTTTAGCGCCtgcccccctctccttccccagaggAAACAGCAGTGCTTATCGGGCCACCCGCTCCTCACCCCAGCAACGGAAGTGAGGCCTAGCAGcagaagtgggtgagttgggggAGATGGCAGGCATGTCTGTTAGCTCAGAGGGGGTCCCCAGGTAGCCCACTGTCATGGGAGATAACTGTTTCGTGGGGCCGGAACCTTCAAAGCTACAGGAACGGGGTGGGCCTGGGGTACAAGCCCGCCAAAGAGAAGGGACTGGAGAAGCCCACCGTGGCTCTGAGGATACTTGGTGGACCCCTCTGCCCACTCACAAGTGTGCCCAGGGCCGTAGAGGGCGAGCGGGTGGGGGCCCGCCTCCCACATCCAAGCCCCACCATGCTGAGCACCCCCGGGTTggctctcccccctccctgcagTCACTCCTACCTCCCGGGCGGCTCGGGGTGGTGGATCCTGCAGGTCTCTGACCCTGCGGCGCCTTATCTTGATGGCCTGGCGCAAGAGTGGAGGGCGCCgctgggggtgggagaggtgTGTCGCCATGGTGGTTGGCTCTGCCCTTCACTCTGCCACCCCCTGGCTGCCGCCGGGTGGAAACAAGGAAGCCGCAGGGTGATGCAAAGGGCCCCGGGCTACACTCTGCTgaggagggtggaggggtggaAGGGTCAGGGTGTCACTGCCTTGGTGGGGCCTTCTCCAGGCTCACAGCAACTCCCTTCAGCCTTCATCCCCGCCAGATCTTCCTCAGCCAGGAGAAAGTGGGCGCAGTGGGCAGGCAGGCCCCACCCACCGTCCCACGGAGGCTCTGGGGGGAGTCCAGAGCTCCTGGCAAGGGGTAAGGCCAGGTTAAGGCCGCTGCCTGCCTCCCTAAGCCTGGGCCGGGGAACCGCCCGCTGTGGTGTTCTCACCGTTTTCTGAATGGGCCCCTGATCTGGGTCAGGGTGGGGCAGGCTCAGGGCGGTGGCTCCAGAGAGGCTAGAGGTAAGAGGCGTCCCGCAGCcaattgctcagcctgctccacCCCACAGGTGACATTCCAGGCAAGGGACAGAACTACTTGGTGTTagccagagatggagagaaggaagaggcggTGAGGCCTCGGAGCAGTCTCTGCGTGGGAGCATTTTGGTCTGGGACCTCCCACAGCTCTCTGGCTCACTGTGAGTGGGGTGCACGTCTGGCTTAGGGACTTGGCTTTATTCCACCGTCTTCCTCCCTGGGTAAGGTGGCATGAAGGCACACACTGTGGTAGCCAGCCCAGCGACTCTCCCTCACAGAAGTCCTGGCACGCCTGTGCTCAGGACGGGAGTGGGAGGAGCAGATGGGACACAGGCCTTGTCCTGGTCCCCCGCTGGCAGTGTGTGGCACAGACACCGTCCCAGGCGGGCGGCTCTGTAGGAAGACTGAGAACTACCACTCTGAGACTCACTGAGGAGGAACCCGGCTttctagccccacccccagcagcccgCAGCCCCTCCTCCGGAAGACCTCACCCTGTTCACCACACAAGAGTCAGAGAGCGTCCAGTCACTTCGTTTTTACTATTTCACAGTCGTAGCAAACAAATCAAGGTGCAAACAGGGTTTATTTCACATTAATATATTAACTGGACATTTTGTGTCAAATAAATAGGAATTCTCTTTAAATAACCATCTCCTCATTTAGCATCTGGACCAGGAAGGAACAAGAGCGATTCTTAGTGCATCCAGGGGGCGTGAAGCTTACAGAGGGGCGGACGGCAGGTTAGAGGTCACATAGTTGCAGGTTCTCAGTCCCAGACCAAAGGGCCTGATAGACAGACATGCATTCTCTGTCCCTCCTGCAGAGCAGCTCCCTctaaaggggagaggagaggaggcgaATAATTCCCAGAAACAGTAGCAGACGAGCAGAGGGGCTTCCCCTGTGACACAGTGGCTTTGCCTCTGATGCCAGCCACTGGAAGCTCCCAGTAAAANCCCTGGAAGNAACAGAAAGAACAGGTGGCCCGGTGTGACTGTGGACTGACANTCTGCTGGGACAGAGGCCTTCCAGGGCCAGGCGCACGCCAGGGGTAAGGAATGTGAACACAGCTTGGCAGGGCCTGTCGGAGAGACACATGGCTGGTCTTAGGAGCCCAAGAGATGAAGAACAATGGTCACCAGGCTGCAGGGGGCTGGACAGCGGTGAGGAGTGGCCAGagagtccctctgtgtgtgtggagcTACTATCATGAGGAACGAGGGTCACCCCATGCTCCTGCGAGCTCCAGAGATGGTGAAAGGGAAGCTGAGAAGAAGAGCGCTGTGAGCTGAGCTAGGGCGAGAAGCTGGGACGTGCCTCTCAGGCCAGGAGTTCCACCTTTCTATCAGGGCTAGCTCCTGCTAACTTTATATTCAGGCCTGGGGAAAAACAGggccctccctggcctctggaaTCCCAGATGCAGCCCCACGGGAGTTCCAGGAAGGGGTCTCTGGGTAAGAGGCAGGGAGTGGGCAGGGTCTACTGGGTCTTCTTGTCTTCTGGGGGGTAGTAGGGTGGTGGCGGAGGCTGgctctagaggaaaaaaaaacaaagttcacATGAGACATCACAGGACTAGCTGTGCTGGCTTCCAACGCCAGCTCCGACTGCGTGACTGAGAAGGCGGTTCCCTGCCAACTCACCGTGGGCATGTAGACATTGTGTGGGTTGCCTGGGTTGTAATAGGCGCTGGCGGCGGCTTCTGCAGCCTTGGCCTCGGCTGTTAAAGTAAACACACGGAGACAGCAGCAAGCGGTGAGTCCCTCCTCCGCCCTCACCCAAGCTCCTAGGCCCATTTGTAGGTGAGGACACTGAGGTACAGAGGTGACCTTCTGGGTCCAAAAAGGTCACCACAAGCCAAGAAGCCACAGAGTCCTCATCTCACCGTACCCTTTGGATTTGTGTTCTGTGGCACCTGGGATAGAGCCCAGGCCCAGCCCATTCAAGCAAGTGAACACTGAACCACACCCAGCCCTGGGATATAGCTCTCCACCACCAGGCTACCACTGTGCTAGTGCCTTTGGGTGGTCTGTGACCCAGAGGCCCTCCATCATTTGACGGTCAGTAGTCTCCAGCCATTGTTGGAGTTCTCTGTAAGcccttggggaggagagggctggTCCTGAAGGACTGCTGGCAGCTGAGAGGCCTCACCTGCAGGAGTAGCGGGAGCACTGGGGCCGCTGACCGGAGGCTCCATGGGCCCAGGatagggtggtggtgggggctgtACATAGCCCATGGCCCCATCCATCATGGGAGGTCCTGGATAGAACTCTGCCGGGAAGAGAGCGACAGAGACAGTGAGCAGCCCCTCGGTTCCACAGGCTACATCTGGGATGTGCTAACTAGTTCCTTGAGATGCCCTTTAGGCATGTCTCCCCTCTGCAGCCTGAAGGTGTGGTTAGTGGGTGGGGTCTGAGTCTGGGCAGCAGAGGACACACTCACCGGGTGGGGGCGGTGGGTAGGGATAGCCAGGAGGGCAGGGGTACACTCCATTGGCGACTGGCGGGGGAAAGACATAGGCCCCGCTGGGCATGTAAGGGTACCCATAGGCTCCATTGGGGACTTCACCTCTGGAGGCTATAAGTACAAGGGGAGAGAGACATGAGTGTCACCTGCCCTAGGGACTAATGGGTCCCAGGACTGTGCCCACGGATGTGCCCTACCACCATTCCGCTGCCCACCCCAAGGGGTCTGCCTAGGTTACTATGTGGTGAGGGGAGAGTGGGAAGAAGGACAAAGGGCAACATGGTGGGGTCAAGGCCAGGTGTGAGGGAAGTGGAGGGACAGATGtgctggaggagggggaggaacgaggggggaggggaggaacaaGAGGGGAGGGATGTTGAGCCCAGCACTGGGTGATTTACAATGGCTACTGGATGGTAGTTTAggagctgggttttttgtttgtttttcagtccaAACATTTCTGCTAAAATGTTGCATGACTGAGACTGACTGCACTGGGCAGAGGAAGCCCACAGAGGAGAATTACAGGTTTCTTTCCCCGAACTTCCCAGTCCTGTCAGCTGGGCCCAGACAATTACCTCCTGGTGTGAATGATATAACATAAAaggacaaacaaaaaacccacgtGTCTGATCTGGTGTGTCCTTAGCCCGAGTTTTTAAGGGCTTGGGTACCTTGAGATGCCACCTGGAGCATCCGCTGCCCAAACTCAATGGCGCCCCCTGCTGTGAAGGTCAGCTTGTAGGAGGCGGAGCCTTCCCAGCCACCTGAGAAGGGCAAGGACAGTCAACAGTGAGAGGGAAACAGGTTCAGTGCAGACAGATAGTTTGTCCTCCTCTGGCTACCTCTCAACACTGAGGAGACCTGTGGGCAAGGGTGGGCCCTGTGCTGTAGACTGACCCAGctcctgctgggggggggggctcatccTCTCAGCAGgacaa
This sequence is a window from Mus pahari chromosome 14, PAHARI_EIJ_v1.1, whole genome shotgun sequence. Protein-coding genes within it:
- the Wbp2 gene encoding WW domain-binding protein 2 isoform X1, giving the protein MALNKNHSEGGGVIVNNTESILMSYDHVELTFNDMKNVPEAFKGTKKGTVYLTPYRVIFLSKGKDAMQSFMMPFYLMKDCEIKQPVFGANFIKGTVKAEAGGGWEGSASYKLTFTAGGAIEFGQRMLQVASQASRGEVPNGAYGYPYMPSGAYVFPPPVANGVYPCPPGYPYPPPPPEFYPGPPMMDGAMGYVQPPPPPYPGPMEPPVSGPSAPATPAAEAKAAEAAASAYYNPGNPHNVYMPTSQPPPPPYYPPEDKKTQ
- the Wbp2 gene encoding WW domain-binding protein 2 isoform X2, translating into MALNKNHSEGGGVIVNNTESILMSYDHVELTFNDMKNVPEAFKGTKKGTVYLTPYRVIFLSKGKDAMQSFMMPFYLMKDCEIKQPVFGANFIKGTVKAEAGGGWEGSASYKLTFTAGGAIEFGQRMLQVASQEFYPGPPMMDGAMGYVQPPPPPYPGPMEPPVSGPSAPATPAAEAKAAEAAASAYYNPGNPHNVYMPTSQPPPPPYYPPEDKKTQ
- the Unc13d gene encoding protein unc-13 homolog D; this translates as MATHLSHPQRRPPLLRQAIKIRRRRVRDLQDPPPRAAREVQVQSHHFSPEERDLLYEEALYTVLHRLGQPEPSHVKEASELLSYLREAFQVQPEEHQQMLQRVRELEKPVFCLKATVKQAQGILGKDVSGFSDPYCLLGIEQKVGVPEGSPVSRRRQKAVVRHTIPEEETHRTQVKSQTLNPVWDETFILEFEDIANASFHLDMWDLDTVESVRQKLGELTDLHGLRRIFKEARKDKGQDDFLGNVVLRLQDLRCREDRWFPLEPCTETYPDRGRCHLQFQFIHKRRATAASRSQPSYTVHFHLLQQLVSHEVTQHQAGSTSWDASLSPQAVTILFLHATQKDLSDFHQSMAQWLAYSRLYQSLEFPSSCLLHPITSIEYQWIQGRLKAEQREELATSFTSLLAYGLSLIRKFRSVFPLSVSDSPSRLQSLLRVLVQMCKMKAFGELCPDSAPLSQLVSEALRMGTVEWFHLMQQHHQPMVQGILEAGKALLNLVQDVMGDLYQCRHTWNKIFHNVLKIDLFSMAFLELQWLVAKRVRDHTVAVGNLVSPDIGESLFQLYVSLKELCQLGPVPSDSREVLALDGFHRWFRPAIPSWLQKTYSVALERVQRAVQMDMLVPLGELTKHSTSAVDLSTCFAQISHTARQLDWPDPEEAFMITVKFVEDTCRLALVYCSLIKARARELSAVQKDQGQAADMLCVVVNNMEQLRLIIDKLPTQLAWEALEQRVGAVLEQRQLQNTLHAQLQGALAGLGHEIRTGVRTLAEQLEVGIATHIQKLIGVKESVLPEDMQPFLCTPPVSSNSYSRTSFLPPLSFGPVSGARLPPASLLTLLWTHTLTVLVEVASSQSSSSLASGRLKVALQNLEVCFHAEGCGLPPEALHTDTFQALQSDLELQAASCRELIQKYFCSRIQQQAETTSERLGAVTVKASYRASEQKLHVELLSASSLLPLDSNGSSDPFVQLTLEPRHEFPELAPRETQKHKKELHPLFDETFEFLVPAEPCQKAWACLLLTVLDHDRLGADDLEGEAFLPLCRVPGLTGCAEPGEAPQMRLPLTYPAPNGDPILRLLESRKGDREAQAFVKLRRQRAKQASQHAPRQGGGS